In Carya illinoinensis cultivar Pawnee chromosome 10, C.illinoinensisPawnee_v1, whole genome shotgun sequence, one DNA window encodes the following:
- the LOC122279063 gene encoding protein SCAR3-like isoform X3 has protein sequence MPLVRFELRNEYGLGQPDIYRQVDREDPKAVLDAAAVAGLVGILRQLGDLSEFAAEVFHGLQEQMMTIVSRSHKLKARVQRIEAALPPIEKAVLGQTSHIHFAYTAGSEWHPRIRNGQNHFIYNDLPQFIMDSYEACRNPPRLHLLDKFDTGGPGSCLKRYSDPTFFKKASATSDEVTTERIRINKNAHRSKKKRSSQWNRKGQRGASRSNSCSRLQFASLPVNGQTSMQTASAVDVASNSKLGDHSNSFDSRNGPQFTSYIVDDQASPQTASAVDMTLKPDTGDHSNSFDSRNGPQFTSHIVDDQASPQTASAVDMTLKPDTGDHSNSFDSRTGSGDIECVFHLISMQPEQQESLSSRLMQRNDTLDSVFPDEQTKAVDDNIPGSSLLEKIASSSSCVTWDEKAEIVEPNSQQSDREEAPEMPSTKSDVDTHGERAVNFTNIDQMHSLLDCKNSLEFISNGIQINSIESEPVFPDEQTKAMDDNFSGSSLLEKIAYSSSCVTWDEKAEIMEPNGQQSDREEAPEMLLTKSDLDTHGERAVNLANGGQIDSLLDCENSLELIFNGNQINDIESEPDNYMDALNAIGSESENDLDYQTKRKVERYASNTNDEGINEIHELPANSSDHNHPELESDIASCSFSNEEVPSYIPNSLSPERVVQEQMPLITKMPSNLEFSVDDDFSGGADAHNGSKLESVVTGPSSAPKTSDFGDLSMDKMFSSFYKSDETPADFSGVRSISFWTNGGLLGLEPSKPPAYGMSNAVGQDLVNGSKDDTVFPSKHGFMLKGDELEGKLDKLDKKDGGIEKDPSCVCSTSCQDDQEDSMSKTKTFGRFSPADSDAKCENFSVMAPKTVVPVSPHIKSISAESNQENDENSSLVFGLSQRLLATGLYKKVSHVHDDNLEPASSMNASGLEQFSGQRRVVNQTIPEKKLEERCGHGSPVDSLTSSPPLEHMKISFHPLNGSEASKLKLNFPDANQCFEGIRDMFPSFQLVPEAGIPMNDFGFESDDDTFCRSSPYMSDDCHSHYSASNSEQWESGETPKSKDPEPHDALCGISSAESISTYQEFGRTINNGIHIDCGIRIADTGNGVEPSLSGSLLDLPNFDTVNPVLQQVTNEDSNLLKLECSGRLVPQPPPLPPVQWRVSKPNFYVIEYKQDDVPDALMHASDLKHFGSAMSQQPKPTPEKQQRTNEEAAAIVQMGKQQDQQKLNEQKEANRTMNDKEMDERENFLQQIRSKSFCLRRTMTTKPTDTPGPATDFKVTAILEKANAIRQAIGSDHGDDDDTWSDA, from the exons GTTTGCAGCAGAGGTATTTCATGGCTTGCAGGAGCAAATGATGACTATAGTGTCTAGAAGCCATAAACTGAAGGCCCGTGTACAGCGCATTGAagctgcacttcctcccattgAGAAGGCTGTTCTTGGCCAGACAAGCCACATACATTTTGCTTATACTGCCG GTTCTGAATGGCATCCTCGTATTCGAAATGGACAAAATCACTTCATCTACAATGACTTGCCACAATTTATTATGGACTCCTATGAAGCATGTCGCAATCCTCCACGTTTGCACTTGCTTGACAA GTTTGATACTGGTGGTCCGGGATCTTGcttaaagagatattcagatccAACTTTCTTTAAGAAAGCATCAGCTACCTCTGATGAAGTGACTACTGAAAGAATCCGAATCAATAAAAATGCTCATAGAAGCAAG AAGAAAAGGTCATCACAGTGGAATCGAAAAGGACAGCGTGGTGCATCAAGATCCAATAGCTGTAGCAG ATTGCAGTTTGCTTCTCTTCCTGTTAATGGTCAAACTTCCATGCAAACTGCCTCAGCTGTAGATGTGGCTTCAAATTCTAAACTAGGAGACCATTCAAATTCTTTTGATTCAAGAAATGGTCCGCAGTTTACTTCTTATATTGTTGATGACCAG GCCTCACCTCAAACAGCATCTGCAGTTGACATGACACTGAAACCTGACACTGGAGACCATTCAAATTCTTTTGATTCAAGAAATGGTCCGCAGTTTACTTCTCATATTGTTGATGACCAGGCCTCACCTCAAACAGCATCTGCAGTTGACATGACACTGAAACCTGACACTGGAGACCATTCAAATTCTTTTGATTCAAGAACGGGCTCAGGAGATATCGAATGTGTTTTCCATCTGATTTCCATGCAACCTGAACAGCAGGAATCACTCTCTTCTAGGTTGATGCAGCGTAATGATACTCTTGATTCAGTTTTTCCTGACGAGCAGACCAAGGCTGTCGATGATAACATTCCAGGCAGTTCCTTACTAGAAAAAATTGCTTCCAGTTCTTCTTGTGTTACCTGGGATGAAAAGGCAGAGATAGTGGAGCCCAACAGTCAGCAAAGTGATAGAGAGGAAGCTCCAGAGATGCCCTCGACAAAGTCTGATGTAGATACACATGGGGAGAGAGCTGTTAACTTTACAAATATTGATCAAATGCATAGCCTGCTTGATTGTAAAAACAGTCTTGAGTTTATCTCCAACGGTATTCAGATCAACAGCATTGAAAGTGAGCCAGTTTTTCCTGATGAGCAAACCAAGGCTATGGATGATAACTTCTCAGGCAGTTCATTACTAGAGAAAATTGCCTACAGTTCTTCTTGTGTTACCTGGGATGAAAAGGCAGAGATAATGGAGCCAAATGGTCAGCAAAGTGACAGAGAGGAAGCTCCAGAGATGCTCTTGACAAAGTCTGATTTAGATACACACGGAGAGAGAGCTGTTAACCTTGCAAATGGTGGTCAAATAGATAGTCTGCTTGATTGTGAAAACAGTCTTGAGTTGATCTTCAACGGTAATCAGATCAATGACATTGAAAGTGAACCAGACAACTACATGGATGCACTCAATGCCATTGGATCGGAATCTGAGAATGATCTTGActatcaaacaaaaagaaaagtggaGCGGTATGCCTCCAACACCAATGATGAAGGAATAAATGAAATCCATGAGCTTCCTGCAAATAGCTCAGACCATAACCATCCAGAGTTGGAATCTGATATTGCATCCTGCAGTTTCTCAAATGAAGAAGTGCCATCATATATACCAAACTCACTTTCCCCGGAGAGAGTTGTACAAGAACAGATGCCTCTGATCACTAAGATGCCTtctaatttagaattttcagTAGACGATGATTTCAGTGGAGGTGCTGATGCTCACAATGGTTCCAAATTGGAATCTGTTGTTACTGGTCCATCCTCTGCCCCCAAAACTTCTGATTTCGGGGATCTATCGATGGATAAGATGTTTAGCAGTTTTTACAAGTCTGATGAAACTCCTGCTGACTTTTCTGGTGTTCGTTCAATTTCGTTCTGGACTAATGGTGGTCTTCTTGGACTTGAGCCATCAAAACCTCCTGCTTATGGCATGTCAAATGCTGTGGGTCAGGATTTGGTAAACGGAAGTAAAGACGACACAGTTTTCCCTTCAAAACATGGGTTTATGCTAAAAGGTGATGAACTTGAAGGTAAACTAGATAAGTTGGACAAGAAAGATGGAGGCATTGAAAAGGATCCAAGTTGTGTTTGCTCTACATCATGCCAAGATGACCAGGAAGATAGTATGTCAAAAACGAAGACATTTGGGCGATTTTCACCAGCTGATTCAGATGCCAAATGTGAAAATTTCAGTGTAATGGCACCTAAAACTGTAGTGCCAGTCTCACCACATATCAAATCCATATCTGCCGAATCCAATCAAGAGAATGATGAAAACTCATCTCTAGTGTTTGGACTCAGCCAAAGGTTACTAGCAACTGGTTTATACAAAAAAGTTTCACATGTCCATGATGACAATCTTGAACCTGCTAGTTCTATGAATGCTAGTGGTTTGGAGCAATTCAGTGGGCAACGTAGAGTTGTGAATCAAACAATTCCTGAGAAAAAACTTGAAGAGCGGTGTGGACATGGCTCTCCTGTAGATTCACTTACTTCTTCACCACCACTAGAACATATGAAAATATCTTTCCATCCTCTAAATGGCTCTGAGGCTTCCAAACTGAAACTGAATTTTCCTGATGCGAATCAATGCTTTGAAGGCATAAGAGACATGTTTCCATCATTTCAGTTGGTCCCTGAGGCTGGTATTCCTATGAATGATTTTGGTTTTGAGTCTGACGATGACACATTTTGTAGATCATCTCCTTATATGTCCGATGATTGCCACAGCCATTACTCTGCATCAAATTCTGAGCAGTGGGAATCTGGTGAAACTCCTAAAAGCAAGGATCCCGAACCCCATGATGCCTTATGTGGAATCTCATCAGCGGAATCTATATCAACTTATCAGGAGTTTGGGAGAACGATCAACAATGGCATCCACATTGATTGTGGAATTAGAATTGCAGATACTGGGAACGGTGTGGAACCTTCTTTGTCTGGTTCTCTGCTTGATCTTCCCAACTTTGATACTGTGAACCCTGTACTTCAGCAAGTGACAAATGAAGATTCTAATCTCCTCAAGTTGGAATGTTCTGGACGGCTTGTACCACAACCGCCACCTCTCCCTCCAGTACAGTGGAGGGTATCAAAACCTAATTTTTATGTGATAGAATACAAACAAGATGATGTCCCTGACGCCCTAATGCATGCATCTGATCTGAAACATTTTGGATCCGCAATGTCTCAGCAACCAAAGCCAACCCCAGAGAAGCAACAACGAACTAATGAGGAGGCTGCTGCAATAGTACAGATGGGCAAG CAGCAGGACCAGCAGAAGTTGAATGAGCAGAAAGAAGCGAATCGAACTATGAATGACAAGGAGATGGACGAAAGGGAAAATTTCCTACAACAAATCAGATCAAAA TCATTTTGCCTGAGGCGCACAATGACAACCAAGCCAACTGATACACCAGGACCTGCTACAGATTTCAAAGTCACTGCCATTTTGGAGAAAGCTAATGCCATTCGCCAG GCTATTGGGAGTGATCATGGGGATGATGATGATACCTGGAGTGATGCTTGA
- the LOC122279063 gene encoding protein SCAR3-like isoform X2, whose protein sequence is MPLVRFELRNEYGLGQPDIYRQVDREDPKAVLDAAAVAGLVGILRQLGDLSEFAAEVFHGLQEQMMTIVSRSHKLKARVQRIEAALPPIEKAVLGQTSHIHFAYTAGSEWHPRIRNGQNHFIYNDLPQFIMDSYEACRNPPRLHLLDKFDTGGPGSCLKRYSDPTFFKKASATSDEVTTERIRINKNAHRSKKKRSSQWNRKGQRGASRSNSCSRLQFASLPVNGQTSMQTASAVDVASNSKLGDHSNSFDSRNGPQFTSYIVDDQASPQTASAVDMTLKPDTGDHSNSFDSRNGPQFTSHIVDNQASPQTASAVDMTLKPDTGDHSNSFDSRNGPQFTSHIVDDQASPQTASAVDMTLKPDTGDHSNSFDSRTGSGDIECVFHLISMQPEQQESLSSRLMQRNDTLDSVFPDEQTKAVDDNIPGSSLLEKIASSSSCVTWDEKAEIVEPNSQQSDREEAPEMPSTKSDVDTHGERAVNFTNIDQMHSLLDCKNSLEFISNGIQINSIESEPVFPDEQTKAMDDNFSGSSLLEKIAYSSSCVTWDEKAEIMEPNGQQSDREEAPEMLLTKSDLDTHGERAVNLANGGQIDSLLDCENSLELIFNGNQINDIESEPDNYMDALNAIGSESENDLDYQTKRKVERYASNTNDEGINEIHELPANSSDHNHPELESDIASCSFSNEEVPSYIPNSLSPERVVQEQMPLITKMPSNLEFSVDDDFSGGADAHNGSKLESVVTGPSSAPKTSDFGDLSMDKMFSSFYKSDETPADFSGVRSISFWTNGGLLGLEPSKPPAYGMSNAVGQDLVNGSKDDTVFPSKHGFMLKGDELEGKLDKLDKKDGGIEKDPSCVCSTSCQDDQEDSMSKTKTFGRFSPADSDAKCENFSVMAPKTVVPVSPHIKSISAESNQENDENSSLVFGLSQRLLATGLYKKVSHVHDDNLEPASSMNASGLEQFSGQRRVVNQTIPEKKLEERCGHGSPVDSLTSSPPLEHMKISFHPLNGSEASKLKLNFPDANQCFEGIRDMFPSFQLVPEAGIPMNDFGFESDDDTFCRSSPYMSDDCHSHYSASNSEQWESGETPKSKDPEPHDALCGISSAESISTYQEFGRTINNGIHIDCGIRIADTGNGVEPSLSGSLLDLPNFDTVNPVLQQVTNEDSNLLKLECSGRLVPQPPPLPPVQWRVSKPNFYVIEYKQDDVPDALMHASDLKHFGSAMSQQPKPTPEKQQRTNEEAAAIVQMGKQDQQKLNEQKEANRTMNDKEMDERENFLQQIRSKSFCLRRTMTTKPTDTPGPATDFKVTAILEKANAIRQAIGSDHGDDDDTWSDA, encoded by the exons GTTTGCAGCAGAGGTATTTCATGGCTTGCAGGAGCAAATGATGACTATAGTGTCTAGAAGCCATAAACTGAAGGCCCGTGTACAGCGCATTGAagctgcacttcctcccattgAGAAGGCTGTTCTTGGCCAGACAAGCCACATACATTTTGCTTATACTGCCG GTTCTGAATGGCATCCTCGTATTCGAAATGGACAAAATCACTTCATCTACAATGACTTGCCACAATTTATTATGGACTCCTATGAAGCATGTCGCAATCCTCCACGTTTGCACTTGCTTGACAA GTTTGATACTGGTGGTCCGGGATCTTGcttaaagagatattcagatccAACTTTCTTTAAGAAAGCATCAGCTACCTCTGATGAAGTGACTACTGAAAGAATCCGAATCAATAAAAATGCTCATAGAAGCAAG AAGAAAAGGTCATCACAGTGGAATCGAAAAGGACAGCGTGGTGCATCAAGATCCAATAGCTGTAGCAG ATTGCAGTTTGCTTCTCTTCCTGTTAATGGTCAAACTTCCATGCAAACTGCCTCAGCTGTAGATGTGGCTTCAAATTCTAAACTAGGAGACCATTCAAATTCTTTTGATTCAAGAAATGGTCCGCAGTTTACTTCTTATATTGTTGATGACCAGGCCTCACCTCAAACAGCATCTGCAGTTGACATGACACTGAAACCTGACACTGGAGACCATTCAAATTCTTTTGATTCAAGAAATGGTCCGCAGTTTACTTCTCATATTGTTGATAACCAGGCCTCACCTCAAACAGCATCTGCAGTTGACATGACACTGAAACCTGACACTGGAGACCATTCAAATTCTTTTGATTCAAGAAATGGTCCGCAGTTTACTTCTCATATTGTTGATGACCAGGCCTCACCTCAAACAGCATCTGCAGTTGACATGACACTGAAACCTGACACTGGAGACCATTCAAATTCTTTTGATTCAAGAACGGGCTCAGGAGATATCGAATGTGTTTTCCATCTGATTTCCATGCAACCTGAACAGCAGGAATCACTCTCTTCTAGGTTGATGCAGCGTAATGATACTCTTGATTCAGTTTTTCCTGACGAGCAGACCAAGGCTGTCGATGATAACATTCCAGGCAGTTCCTTACTAGAAAAAATTGCTTCCAGTTCTTCTTGTGTTACCTGGGATGAAAAGGCAGAGATAGTGGAGCCCAACAGTCAGCAAAGTGATAGAGAGGAAGCTCCAGAGATGCCCTCGACAAAGTCTGATGTAGATACACATGGGGAGAGAGCTGTTAACTTTACAAATATTGATCAAATGCATAGCCTGCTTGATTGTAAAAACAGTCTTGAGTTTATCTCCAACGGTATTCAGATCAACAGCATTGAAAGTGAGCCAGTTTTTCCTGATGAGCAAACCAAGGCTATGGATGATAACTTCTCAGGCAGTTCATTACTAGAGAAAATTGCCTACAGTTCTTCTTGTGTTACCTGGGATGAAAAGGCAGAGATAATGGAGCCAAATGGTCAGCAAAGTGACAGAGAGGAAGCTCCAGAGATGCTCTTGACAAAGTCTGATTTAGATACACACGGAGAGAGAGCTGTTAACCTTGCAAATGGTGGTCAAATAGATAGTCTGCTTGATTGTGAAAACAGTCTTGAGTTGATCTTCAACGGTAATCAGATCAATGACATTGAAAGTGAACCAGACAACTACATGGATGCACTCAATGCCATTGGATCGGAATCTGAGAATGATCTTGActatcaaacaaaaagaaaagtggaGCGGTATGCCTCCAACACCAATGATGAAGGAATAAATGAAATCCATGAGCTTCCTGCAAATAGCTCAGACCATAACCATCCAGAGTTGGAATCTGATATTGCATCCTGCAGTTTCTCAAATGAAGAAGTGCCATCATATATACCAAACTCACTTTCCCCGGAGAGAGTTGTACAAGAACAGATGCCTCTGATCACTAAGATGCCTtctaatttagaattttcagTAGACGATGATTTCAGTGGAGGTGCTGATGCTCACAATGGTTCCAAATTGGAATCTGTTGTTACTGGTCCATCCTCTGCCCCCAAAACTTCTGATTTCGGGGATCTATCGATGGATAAGATGTTTAGCAGTTTTTACAAGTCTGATGAAACTCCTGCTGACTTTTCTGGTGTTCGTTCAATTTCGTTCTGGACTAATGGTGGTCTTCTTGGACTTGAGCCATCAAAACCTCCTGCTTATGGCATGTCAAATGCTGTGGGTCAGGATTTGGTAAACGGAAGTAAAGACGACACAGTTTTCCCTTCAAAACATGGGTTTATGCTAAAAGGTGATGAACTTGAAGGTAAACTAGATAAGTTGGACAAGAAAGATGGAGGCATTGAAAAGGATCCAAGTTGTGTTTGCTCTACATCATGCCAAGATGACCAGGAAGATAGTATGTCAAAAACGAAGACATTTGGGCGATTTTCACCAGCTGATTCAGATGCCAAATGTGAAAATTTCAGTGTAATGGCACCTAAAACTGTAGTGCCAGTCTCACCACATATCAAATCCATATCTGCCGAATCCAATCAAGAGAATGATGAAAACTCATCTCTAGTGTTTGGACTCAGCCAAAGGTTACTAGCAACTGGTTTATACAAAAAAGTTTCACATGTCCATGATGACAATCTTGAACCTGCTAGTTCTATGAATGCTAGTGGTTTGGAGCAATTCAGTGGGCAACGTAGAGTTGTGAATCAAACAATTCCTGAGAAAAAACTTGAAGAGCGGTGTGGACATGGCTCTCCTGTAGATTCACTTACTTCTTCACCACCACTAGAACATATGAAAATATCTTTCCATCCTCTAAATGGCTCTGAGGCTTCCAAACTGAAACTGAATTTTCCTGATGCGAATCAATGCTTTGAAGGCATAAGAGACATGTTTCCATCATTTCAGTTGGTCCCTGAGGCTGGTATTCCTATGAATGATTTTGGTTTTGAGTCTGACGATGACACATTTTGTAGATCATCTCCTTATATGTCCGATGATTGCCACAGCCATTACTCTGCATCAAATTCTGAGCAGTGGGAATCTGGTGAAACTCCTAAAAGCAAGGATCCCGAACCCCATGATGCCTTATGTGGAATCTCATCAGCGGAATCTATATCAACTTATCAGGAGTTTGGGAGAACGATCAACAATGGCATCCACATTGATTGTGGAATTAGAATTGCAGATACTGGGAACGGTGTGGAACCTTCTTTGTCTGGTTCTCTGCTTGATCTTCCCAACTTTGATACTGTGAACCCTGTACTTCAGCAAGTGACAAATGAAGATTCTAATCTCCTCAAGTTGGAATGTTCTGGACGGCTTGTACCACAACCGCCACCTCTCCCTCCAGTACAGTGGAGGGTATCAAAACCTAATTTTTATGTGATAGAATACAAACAAGATGATGTCCCTGACGCCCTAATGCATGCATCTGATCTGAAACATTTTGGATCCGCAATGTCTCAGCAACCAAAGCCAACCCCAGAGAAGCAACAACGAACTAATGAGGAGGCTGCTGCAATAGTACAGATGGGCAAG CAGGACCAGCAGAAGTTGAATGAGCAGAAAGAAGCGAATCGAACTATGAATGACAAGGAGATGGACGAAAGGGAAAATTTCCTACAACAAATCAGATCAAAA TCATTTTGCCTGAGGCGCACAATGACAACCAAGCCAACTGATACACCAGGACCTGCTACAGATTTCAAAGTCACTGCCATTTTGGAGAAAGCTAATGCCATTCGCCAG GCTATTGGGAGTGATCATGGGGATGATGATGATACCTGGAGTGATGCTTGA